The Campylobacter sp. MG1 genome includes the window GGCTTTTGTTTGCGAGTGATTTTTTAGAAATAGCTAAAGAAGAATGCTTACACTTTAGTCTATTAAACGACGCTTTAAATGAGCTAGGATATAAATACGGAGATTTTGGGGTGCATACTAATTTATTTGACGCTATGAGAGCTACTAATTCTAGTTTTAAGGTTAGAATGGGGGTCGTGCATAGGCATTTAGAAGCTTGTGGGCTTGATGCTAATCCTTTTGTGGTTAAAAAAATAAGCAGCACAAAACACCAAATAAAATCAAAATTATTAGAAGTTTTAAAAATCATCTTGCACGATGAAATAAGCCATGTAAATAAAGGCGATAGATGGTATAAAAACGCAGGTGGGACAAATGAGAATTTTTGTGATTTACTCTTAGAATACAAACACCTAATAAGACCTATTAAAAATATGAATGAAAACGCTAGAATTATGGCTGGATATACCCAAGATGAATTAGATGAAATAAAAAAGAATTTTAGATAATAAAATTATCTAAAATTAAAATAAATAAACTAATATAGCCAAAATAAACGATGATATTAAAGCACTAGCAGGTAGAGTTATCATCCAAGCAAGTCCTATTGGTTTCATCATTTTCCAGTTAGCATTTTTATTAAATACACCTATTCCTAAGACAGCACCTATTAAAATATGAGTTGAACTAATTGGAATTCCTAATTGAGTGGCTAATAATATAACAATAGCTGATGAAATTTCTGCACTAAAGCCAGTAGTTGGCTTAATCTCTGTTAAGTTCTTACCTACTGTTTTTATTACACTTTTACCTAAAAACCAAAGTCCAGCAACTAAAGCTATCCCGAATACTAGCATCACAATAGTAGGAACAGGTGAAGTAGGATTTACAGCATTTGTATGTAATATATCTAAAATTGCAACAAATGGTCCAACCGCATTTGAAATATCATTTGCCCCATGCGAGAATGCAAATGTACAAGCGGTAAAAATTTGAAACCATGAAAAGATACGATTTACTGCTTTTTTTGGTTCACCTTTTTTCATAATATTAATTATCCCAGCACAAACAATATAAGCACTCACACAAATTAACAAAATAATTACACTAACACTAAAAGTAGTAAGCCCTGTATTTACGTTATTTAATGCTTTAAAAAATAACATAGATGAAATTACAAAGGCTATTAAACAAGCTAAGATAGGTATTCTTGAGCTTAATAATTTTGACACATTAACATCTTTTTCTTTTTTGTTAAATTCCTTCATTTTTAACGCATAATCGCCTTTATCATTTAACAAAATACCATATAACTCACTATATTGCTTAGATTTTTCACTTTGCATAAATTCATCAATATAATCTTTTTTATAATTTTCTTTATCTTTTTTAATTTGTTTTAACTCTATAGTTTTTTGTTTAGTTGGCACTACTATAAATTTAAAGATTAAAGAATAAACAAAATAACTAAGCAATCCTCCTAAAACTGGTGATATAAACCAACTTGCAACAATAGTTCCTATTCCACTCCAACTAATCTCACTAGAATTACCATTGCTAACAAATCCAAGTGTAATAGCAGCACCTACTATCCCACCTACAATAGAATGAGTTGAACTAACTGGCAAAGATTTATAAGTAGCTATAAATATCCAAATAGAAGCAGCACCTAAAGCACTCATCATAACATATGCAAATAATATAGGATTTATATTATCTTTTACACTAACAATACCACTTCTAATAGTAGCAGTTACCTCAGCACCAGCAAAAAATGCCCCACTAAATTCAAATATAGCAGCTATTATTAAAGCTTGTCTTATACTAAGAGTTTTAGCACCAACACTGGTTCCAAATGCATTAGCAACATCATTTGCACCTATATTAAATGCTAAAAATATTCCAAAAATCGTAGCTATGGTAAAAAATAAATAACTATTGGTATTAGAATAACCCCAAAACAAAAATCCTATACATACTATAGAAAATAAAAATAATATAACAATATTTTCTCTTGACATTAATTACCTTTTTAAAATTCCCTAATTATAAAATGTTTTATGCAAATAAACATTACAATCATAAAATAATTTAATAAATACTAATTTTACTATCATTCCTAGCAACAACTTTTGCAAATGAATAAGAAGTTGTACCTAAACTATTTAAAATATCTAAAATTTTATCTACATCGCTCTCCTTAACACTTAAAATAAGACCTCCACTAGTTTCTGGTGAATAAAAAACTAAATCATCATCAATATATG containing:
- a CDS encoding ferritin-like domain-containing protein gives rise to the protein MKDYSHTLFDVLSESDYAKKLAKFDDFYDDFLSNNLAYNEYEPLVLEEPSYAKSLEIIHPTRIKRPKELSSDNALAKTLHQIAHIEYSAIDLALDAAYRFYHTGGLLFASDFLEIAKEECLHFSLLNDALNELGYKYGDFGVHTNLFDAMRATNSSFKVRMGVVHRHLEACGLDANPFVVKKISSTKHQIKSKLLEVLKIILHDEISHVNKGDRWYKNAGGTNENFCDLLLEYKHLIRPIKNMNENARIMAGYTQDELDEIKKNFR
- a CDS encoding inorganic phosphate transporter produces the protein MSRENIVILFLFSIVCIGFLFWGYSNTNSYLFFTIATIFGIFLAFNIGANDVANAFGTSVGAKTLSIRQALIIAAIFEFSGAFFAGAEVTATIRSGIVSVKDNINPILFAYVMMSALGAASIWIFIATYKSLPVSSTHSIVGGIVGAAITLGFVSNGNSSEISWSGIGTIVASWFISPVLGGLLSYFVYSLIFKFIVVPTKQKTIELKQIKKDKENYKKDYIDEFMQSEKSKQYSELYGILLNDKGDYALKMKEFNKKEKDVNVSKLLSSRIPILACLIAFVISSMLFFKALNNVNTGLTTFSVSVIILLICVSAYIVCAGIINIMKKGEPKKAVNRIFSWFQIFTACTFAFSHGANDISNAVGPFVAILDILHTNAVNPTSPVPTIVMLVFGIALVAGLWFLGKSVIKTVGKNLTEIKPTTGFSAEISSAIVILLATQLGIPISSTHILIGAVLGIGVFNKNANWKMMKPIGLAWMITLPASALISSFILAILVYLF